A window of Raineyella sp. W15-4 contains these coding sequences:
- a CDS encoding transposase: protein MTGYENQVGSHHDGLEYSDDFKEQVVLEVIEKDHTIAAVAESYGLVAQTVGNWVKKYRQDHPEPGTETASKEELAEIARLKKEIHEARLENEFLKNLGRRGRRWSREKGGGPVRCGWWSGSRVARSGGWAGVG, encoded by the coding sequence ATGACCGGTTACGAGAATCAGGTAGGATCACATCATGACGGCCTCGAATACAGTGATGACTTCAAGGAGCAGGTCGTCCTTGAAGTCATCGAGAAGGACCACACCATCGCCGCGGTTGCCGAATCGTACGGACTTGTCGCTCAAACCGTCGGGAACTGGGTCAAGAAATACCGGCAGGACCACCCCGAACCCGGTACCGAGACTGCCAGCAAAGAAGAACTTGCCGAGATCGCGCGGTTGAAGAAGGAAATCCACGAAGCCCGTCTGGAGAATGAGTTCCTAAAAAACTTGGGGCGTCGGGGACGGCGATGGAGCCGTGAAAAGGGGGGCGGGCCTGTCCGGTGTGGCTGGTGGTCGGGTTCTCGGGTGGCTAGGTCTGGTGGTTGGGCCGGCGTGGGGTGA